A region of Streptomyces deccanensis DNA encodes the following proteins:
- a CDS encoding LysR family transcriptional regulator: MDARQLEYFLAIVEHGGFSKAAAALHVAQPSLSQAMANLEADLGVALFHRVGRGVVLSEAGRELLEPSRRVLRDLAAVRDTATALAGLHGGTVEVATMPSPGIEPLTTLIHRFADLHPAVTVSTHAAFTPDEVVALVRSGACELGLLGSASPVHPTGLDVLHVEDQPFVVVAAPGGAIEDDVTLRPQDLAGQKLIASRTGSLMRHIVDDITAGGTGTEIVTVVDHRTSILPLVLTGVGIAVLPSSWTRLARRCGAVVAPLAPTAHLHVAMVSLPAHLTPAARAFLALTRSLAGRRTPAA; the protein is encoded by the coding sequence GTGGACGCCCGGCAACTGGAGTACTTCCTGGCCATCGTCGAGCACGGCGGCTTCAGCAAGGCCGCCGCCGCCCTCCATGTCGCCCAGCCGTCGTTGTCGCAGGCGATGGCGAACCTGGAGGCCGATCTCGGGGTGGCTCTCTTCCACCGGGTCGGCCGGGGCGTCGTCCTGAGCGAGGCCGGCCGGGAACTGCTGGAGCCGAGCCGGCGCGTCCTGCGCGACCTGGCCGCCGTACGCGACACCGCCACCGCGCTCGCCGGTCTGCACGGCGGCACGGTCGAGGTCGCCACCATGCCCTCGCCCGGCATCGAACCGCTCACCACGCTCATCCACCGCTTCGCCGACCTGCACCCGGCGGTGACCGTGAGCACGCATGCCGCCTTCACCCCGGACGAAGTGGTCGCGCTGGTCCGCAGCGGCGCCTGCGAGCTGGGCCTCCTCGGCAGTGCGAGCCCCGTCCACCCGACCGGCCTCGACGTGCTGCACGTCGAGGACCAGCCGTTCGTGGTCGTCGCCGCGCCCGGCGGGGCGATCGAGGACGACGTCACCCTCCGTCCCCAGGACCTGGCCGGACAGAAACTCATCGCCTCGCGCACCGGCAGCCTGATGCGGCACATCGTCGACGACATCACCGCGGGCGGCACCGGGACGGAGATCGTGACGGTCGTCGACCACCGCACGTCCATCCTGCCGCTGGTCCTGACCGGCGTCGGGATCGCGGTGCTTCCGTCGTCCTGGACCCGGCTGGCCCGCCGCTGCGGGGCGGTCGTGGCACCGCTGGCGCCGACCGCTCACCTCCACGTGGCCATGGTCAGCCTGCCGGCGCACCTCACACCGGCCGCGCGGGCGTTCCTCGCCCTCACCAGGTCGTTGGCCGGTCGGCGGACCCCCGCCGCCTGA
- a CDS encoding tartrate dehydrogenase → MTAAPRTFRIAAIPADGVGKEVVAAGRAVLDALADGSRNSADPFAFAWEEFPWGCEFYERTGKMIDDDGLERLKNFDAIYFGAVGWPTVPDHISLWGLRLKICQNFDQWANVRPVHFLPGVQSPLRKADDTDLDWVVVRENSEGEYAGLGGRNLGGRGPGGEVAVQSALFTEVGCERIMRFAFDLARTRSRRKVSSVTKSNAQQYGMVLWDDVFKRVALDYPDVETESVLVDAMSAKFVLRPEDLSVVVASNLNADILSDLGSALAGSLGLAASANLNPERRFPSMFEPVHGSAPDIAGQGLANPIGAVGSAALMLEHFGLPDQAARLQKAIETTTAAGVLTRDVGGTATTEDVTKALIDALDI, encoded by the coding sequence ATGACAGCCGCACCCCGCACGTTCCGCATCGCCGCCATCCCCGCCGACGGGGTGGGCAAGGAAGTCGTCGCCGCCGGCCGGGCCGTCCTGGACGCGCTGGCCGACGGCTCCCGGAACTCGGCGGACCCCTTCGCCTTCGCCTGGGAGGAGTTCCCCTGGGGCTGCGAGTTCTACGAGCGCACCGGCAAGATGATCGACGACGACGGTCTGGAGCGGCTGAAGAACTTCGACGCCATCTACTTCGGCGCCGTCGGCTGGCCCACCGTCCCCGACCACATCAGCCTGTGGGGCCTGCGCCTGAAGATCTGCCAGAACTTCGACCAGTGGGCCAACGTCCGCCCCGTGCACTTCCTGCCGGGCGTCCAGAGCCCGCTGCGCAAGGCCGACGACACGGACCTCGACTGGGTCGTCGTCCGCGAGAACAGCGAGGGCGAGTACGCGGGCCTCGGCGGCCGGAACCTCGGCGGGCGTGGTCCGGGCGGTGAAGTCGCCGTCCAGTCCGCGCTGTTCACCGAGGTCGGCTGCGAACGCATCATGCGGTTCGCCTTCGACCTGGCCCGCACGCGCAGCCGCCGCAAGGTCTCCTCGGTGACCAAGAGCAACGCCCAGCAGTACGGCATGGTGCTGTGGGACGACGTCTTCAAGCGCGTCGCGCTCGACTACCCGGACGTGGAGACGGAGAGCGTGCTGGTGGACGCGATGTCGGCGAAGTTCGTCCTGCGCCCCGAGGACCTGTCGGTCGTCGTCGCCTCCAACCTGAACGCGGACATCCTCTCCGACCTCGGCAGCGCCCTGGCGGGCAGCCTGGGCCTGGCGGCGAGCGCCAACCTCAACCCCGAGCGCCGCTTCCCCAGCATGTTCGAGCCCGTCCACGGCTCCGCCCCGGACATCGCGGGGCAGGGCCTGGCCAACCCCATCGGCGCGGTCGGCAGCGCCGCGCTGATGCTGGAGCACTTCGGCCTGCCGGACCAGGCGGCCCGCCTTCAGAAGGCGATCGAGACGACGACCGCGGCGGGCGTCCTCACCCGCGACGTCGGCGGCACGGCCACGACGGAGGACGTGACCAAGGCCCTGATCGACGCCCTCGACATCTGA
- a CDS encoding IclR family transcriptional regulator has product MKNPPSYGVTSVDHALQLAVILQVEGPLTVSEAARRIGVARSSAHRLLSTLVYRDFAVQDEDRSYRVGPVLEIAAQAHSNVSALRAAALGPLRTLVDTVDETANLSIRTGRTARFVASVECSQALRVGSREGMVFPAHLVTGGLVMLAALTDEEVDALYAGAPTSPSDERPDLDKLRDELRAVRRSGVALNLERSERGLVALGRGVTDSRGNTVAAVSVSLPSVRYEPERVRELATALATAAERIRAAL; this is encoded by the coding sequence ATGAAGAATCCGCCGTCGTACGGCGTGACGAGCGTGGACCACGCTCTGCAGCTGGCGGTCATTCTGCAGGTCGAAGGGCCCCTCACGGTCTCCGAGGCCGCCCGACGGATCGGAGTGGCCCGTTCCAGCGCCCATCGCCTGCTGTCCACGCTCGTCTACCGCGACTTCGCGGTTCAGGACGAGGACCGCAGCTACCGGGTGGGCCCCGTTCTCGAGATCGCGGCCCAGGCGCACTCGAACGTCTCGGCCCTCCGGGCGGCTGCGCTCGGCCCGCTGCGCACCCTGGTCGACACCGTCGACGAGACCGCGAACCTGAGCATCCGCACCGGGCGCACCGCGCGGTTCGTCGCCTCGGTCGAGTGCTCACAGGCGCTGCGGGTGGGCAGCCGCGAGGGCATGGTGTTTCCCGCACACCTGGTGACCGGGGGCCTGGTCATGCTGGCGGCCCTCACCGACGAGGAAGTGGACGCGCTGTACGCGGGCGCTCCCACGAGTCCGTCCGATGAGCGCCCGGACCTGGACAAGCTGCGCGATGAGCTCCGAGCGGTCCGGCGCAGCGGTGTGGCCCTCAACCTGGAGCGCTCCGAACGCGGCCTGGTCGCGCTCGGCCGCGGTGTGACCGACTCCCGCGGCAACACGGTCGCCGCGGTGTCGGTCTCCCTGCCGAGCGTGCGCTACGAGCCGGAGCGCGTCCGGGAACTCGCCACGGCCCTGGCCACCGCGGCGGAGCGCATACGCGCGGCGCTCTGA
- a CDS encoding alpha/beta hydrolase, with the protein MTYAFDPEITPWLTMIPSGPFADFRELRAMGEAAVRAGLPSYEPDIPITTRDITVPGPEGAPDVMVRVYAPAERDGLLPGLLYIHGGGFIMGSVEQFDAQATRIAAEVGTVVVSVEYRLAPEHPFPAGLEDCYAALEWTAKSASELGIDPGRLGIAGESAGGGLAAAVTLLARDRGGPALCFQYLGVAELDDRLRTPSMRDYDDVPLWNSRSSKVSWDCYLGEGRRGTAEVSPYAAPARAQDLSGLPPAFVTACQYDAFRDEDVDYAQRLSHADVPTELALYPGVLHGGIIPESTTGQRILTDTLAALRRGLGVRGG; encoded by the coding sequence ATGACCTACGCATTCGACCCCGAGATCACGCCCTGGCTCACGATGATCCCGAGCGGACCGTTCGCGGACTTCCGTGAACTTCGCGCCATGGGTGAGGCAGCGGTTCGAGCCGGACTGCCGTCCTACGAGCCGGACATCCCGATCACCACCCGTGACATCACCGTCCCCGGGCCCGAGGGCGCACCCGACGTCATGGTCCGCGTCTACGCGCCCGCCGAGCGCGACGGTCTACTGCCGGGCCTGCTCTACATCCACGGCGGCGGGTTCATCATGGGCAGCGTCGAGCAGTTCGACGCCCAGGCCACCCGCATCGCCGCCGAGGTCGGGACGGTCGTGGTCTCCGTCGAGTACCGACTCGCGCCGGAACACCCCTTCCCCGCCGGGCTGGAGGACTGCTACGCGGCCCTGGAGTGGACCGCGAAGTCGGCGAGCGAGCTGGGCATCGACCCCGGCCGCCTCGGCATCGCCGGGGAGAGCGCGGGAGGCGGCCTCGCCGCCGCCGTGACCCTCCTCGCGCGCGACCGCGGCGGACCCGCGCTCTGCTTCCAGTACCTGGGCGTCGCCGAACTGGACGACCGCCTCCGGACGCCGTCGATGCGGGACTACGACGACGTACCGCTGTGGAACAGCCGTTCCAGCAAGGTCAGTTGGGACTGCTACCTCGGCGAGGGGCGCCGGGGCACCGCCGAGGTCTCTCCCTATGCGGCCCCCGCCCGCGCCCAGGATCTGTCCGGGCTGCCGCCCGCGTTCGTCACCGCCTGCCAGTACGACGCGTTCCGTGACGAGGACGTCGACTACGCCCAACGCCTCTCCCACGCCGACGTCCCCACCGAACTCGCCCTCTACCCCGGCGTCCTGCACGGGGGCATCATCCCCGAGTCGACGACGGGCCAACGCATTCTCACCGACACGCTCGCGGCCCTGCGCCGCGGCCTCGGAGTCCGAGGCGGCTGA
- a CDS encoding SDR family NAD(P)-dependent oxidoreductase, which translates to MSSIAIIGAGPQLGLAIARTFGTQGFEVALISRSRENLDTLVDKLSAEGATAAAFPADVLDRDALTQALKDAAARFGGIDVLEYSPVAALTTTLVTPTEAEPAHVQHEIEFQLYGAIAATRAVLPAMREAGAGTLLYTTGAGSIDPVPQVGNVNAAAAALRNWAVNLHKELDGTGVQAAHVGIDVSIGTPAVPGFPTAQPEEISPVYWDLHTTKRDQAELVFSL; encoded by the coding sequence ATGTCCAGCATCGCCATCATCGGGGCCGGCCCCCAGCTCGGCCTGGCCATTGCCCGTACCTTCGGCACTCAGGGCTTCGAGGTCGCCCTGATCTCCCGCAGCCGCGAGAACCTCGACACGCTCGTGGACAAGCTCAGCGCGGAGGGCGCCACCGCCGCCGCGTTCCCCGCGGACGTACTCGACCGCGACGCACTCACCCAGGCCCTCAAGGACGCCGCCGCCCGGTTCGGTGGCATCGACGTCCTGGAGTACTCCCCGGTCGCGGCCCTGACCACGACCCTGGTCACGCCCACCGAGGCCGAACCGGCCCACGTCCAGCACGAGATCGAGTTCCAGCTCTACGGGGCGATCGCCGCCACCAGGGCGGTGCTGCCGGCGATGCGGGAGGCCGGCGCGGGCACCCTGCTCTACACCACGGGCGCGGGCTCCATCGACCCCGTCCCGCAGGTCGGCAACGTCAACGCCGCCGCCGCGGCGCTGCGCAACTGGGCCGTGAACCTGCACAAGGAACTCGACGGCACCGGCGTCCAGGCCGCCCACGTCGGCATCGACGTCTCGATCGGCACCCCCGCCGTCCCCGGATTCCCGACGGCCCAGCCCGAGGAGATCTCCCCCGTCTACTGGGACCTGCACACCACCAAGCGCGACCAGGCCGAACTCGTCTTCAGCCTCTGA
- a CDS encoding cupin domain-containing protein has translation MTALRDGASPVSLIAEEGPDQPPVTPALEDLYRGFEQALLVPLWTRIGDLMPEQPRSKARPHRWEWKTLLDLAGRSGDLVPVGRGGERRAMALANPSLGGRPYATPTLWAAIQYLMPGEDAPEHRHTQNAFRFVVEGEGVWTVVEGDPVPMRRGDFLPQTGMHWHAHHNAADRPMAWIDGLDIPFQYGIEAQFFDFGRDRLSEEEHATPDRSRSERLWGHPGLVPVSRLGRGQGTPLLCHRWADTDAALTDQLELERAGHPGTVEPGHALVRYTDPVHGGDVLPTIRAQFHRILSGAETAPRRETGSSVYQVFDGSGQVTAGGLTWSVTRGDLFVVPSWTPLSIRSQASPSDSDSGALDLFQFSDAPIFTKLDLFRAHTEETHA, from the coding sequence ATGACCGCACTCCGCGACGGGGCCTCCCCCGTCTCACTGATCGCCGAGGAAGGGCCGGACCAGCCGCCGGTGACGCCCGCGCTCGAAGACCTGTACCGAGGATTCGAGCAGGCCCTGCTGGTGCCGCTGTGGACCCGGATCGGGGACCTGATGCCCGAGCAGCCGCGCTCGAAGGCCCGGCCCCACCGGTGGGAATGGAAGACGCTGCTCGACCTGGCCGGCCGCTCCGGCGACCTGGTTCCGGTCGGCCGGGGCGGCGAACGGCGCGCGATGGCCCTGGCCAACCCGAGTCTGGGCGGCAGGCCGTACGCCACGCCGACCCTGTGGGCTGCCATTCAGTACCTGATGCCGGGCGAGGACGCGCCCGAGCACCGCCACACCCAGAACGCGTTCCGGTTCGTCGTCGAGGGCGAGGGCGTGTGGACGGTCGTGGAGGGCGACCCGGTACCCATGCGCCGCGGCGACTTCCTGCCGCAGACCGGCATGCACTGGCACGCGCACCACAACGCCGCCGACCGGCCCATGGCCTGGATCGACGGCCTCGACATCCCCTTCCAGTACGGCATCGAGGCGCAGTTCTTCGACTTCGGACGCGACCGGCTGTCCGAGGAGGAGCACGCGACGCCCGACCGTTCCCGCTCCGAGCGGCTGTGGGGTCACCCGGGGCTGGTGCCGGTCTCCCGGCTCGGCCGCGGGCAGGGCACGCCGCTGCTGTGCCACCGCTGGGCGGACACCGACGCCGCGTTGACCGACCAGTTGGAACTGGAGCGCGCGGGACACCCCGGCACCGTCGAGCCCGGTCACGCACTGGTCCGCTACACCGATCCCGTCCACGGCGGCGACGTCCTGCCGACCATCCGCGCGCAGTTCCACCGCATCCTCAGCGGCGCGGAGACCGCCCCGCGACGGGAGACCGGGTCGTCCGTGTACCAGGTGTTCGACGGCTCGGGCCAGGTGACCGCGGGCGGCCTCACCTGGTCGGTCACCCGCGGCGACCTCTTCGTCGTCCCGTCGTGGACCCCGCTGTCGATCCGGTCGCAGGCGTCGCCGTCGGACTCGGACTCCGGAGCGCTCGACCTGTTCCAGTTCAGTGACGCTCCGATCTTCACCAAGCTCGACCTGTTCCGCGCCCACACCGAGGAGACACACGCGTGA
- the dctA gene encoding C4-dicarboxylate transporter DctA, translated as MTHTPGNGRAEQAVRIAAKPWYRQLYVQVLVAIVIGIVLGWRWPDLATDMEPIGTTFITAMKMLIGPIVFLTIIGGIAGVADLKKVGRTGIKALTYFQVGTIVALLTGLVAINLFRLGDGVHADPSTLQTSGDASQYIEQGEHQHWWEFLTDIVPDSFFGPFVEGKILQVIFLAVVFGIAIKLVGRTGEPIIAAVGRLTEVVFKVLSFVMKAAPLGAFGAMSYAIGKFGLSTLTSLGSLILLFYVTSALFVVVVLGGVLALYVRLNIFQLFRYFKEEFWLILGTSTAEPALPGLMRKMQFMGAERSTVGLVVPTGYSFNLDGAAIYLSLATLYIAQATDTSLSIGQQLGLLAVMLLTSKGAAGVAGGGFIALTATLSTVGTVPAAGIMLIFGIDKFMSECRALVNFFGNAVATLFIARWENGLDLERARLVLSGKAGEPPLTTEADDVGSKAADAGTGTGAGAGPEAEDEGVRPVAASSAPKAVQVTP; from the coding sequence ATGACGCATACCCCGGGCAACGGACGAGCCGAACAGGCCGTACGTATCGCGGCGAAGCCGTGGTACCGGCAGTTGTACGTCCAGGTGCTGGTGGCGATCGTGATCGGCATCGTGCTGGGCTGGCGGTGGCCGGATCTGGCCACCGACATGGAGCCGATCGGCACGACGTTCATCACCGCGATGAAGATGCTCATCGGACCGATCGTCTTCCTGACGATCATCGGCGGCATCGCCGGCGTCGCGGACCTGAAGAAGGTAGGACGCACGGGCATCAAGGCGCTGACCTACTTCCAGGTCGGCACCATCGTCGCCCTGCTCACCGGCCTCGTGGCGATCAACCTCTTCCGACTCGGCGACGGCGTGCACGCCGACCCGTCGACGCTCCAGACCTCGGGCGACGCGAGCCAGTACATCGAGCAGGGGGAGCACCAGCACTGGTGGGAGTTCCTCACCGACATCGTGCCGGACAGCTTCTTCGGCCCGTTCGTCGAGGGGAAGATCCTCCAGGTCATCTTCCTGGCCGTCGTCTTCGGCATCGCCATCAAGCTGGTCGGGAGGACGGGCGAACCGATCATCGCGGCCGTCGGGCGACTGACCGAGGTCGTCTTCAAGGTCCTGTCCTTCGTCATGAAGGCCGCGCCGCTGGGTGCCTTCGGCGCGATGTCGTACGCCATCGGGAAGTTCGGCCTGTCCACGCTGACCAGCCTCGGCTCGCTGATCCTCCTCTTCTACGTCACCTCGGCGCTGTTCGTCGTGGTGGTGCTCGGCGGTGTGCTCGCCCTGTACGTGCGGCTGAACATCTTCCAGCTCTTCCGCTACTTCAAGGAGGAGTTCTGGCTGATCCTCGGCACCTCGACCGCCGAGCCCGCGCTGCCCGGCCTGATGCGCAAGATGCAGTTCATGGGGGCGGAGCGGTCCACGGTCGGACTGGTGGTGCCGACCGGCTACAGTTTCAACCTCGACGGCGCGGCGATCTACCTCTCGCTGGCCACCCTCTACATCGCCCAGGCCACCGACACCTCCCTGTCCATCGGCCAGCAACTCGGGCTCCTGGCCGTCATGTTGCTGACCTCCAAGGGGGCGGCGGGCGTCGCGGGCGGTGGCTTCATCGCGCTCACCGCGACGTTGTCGACGGTCGGCACAGTCCCCGCCGCGGGCATCATGCTCATCTTCGGCATCGACAAGTTCATGTCGGAGTGCCGGGCGCTGGTGAACTTCTTCGGCAACGCCGTGGCCACCTTGTTCATCGCCAGGTGGGAGAACGGCCTGGACCTGGAGCGGGCCCGGCTGGTGCTGTCCGGCAAGGCGGGGGAACCGCCGTTGACCACCGAGGCCGATGACGTCGGCAGCAAGGCCGCAGACGCCGGCACCGGCACCGGAGCCGGAGCGGGGCCCGAGGCGGAGGACGAGGGTGTCCGGCCGGTCGCCGCGTCCTCCGCTCCCAAGGCCGTCCAGGTGACGCCCTGA
- a CDS encoding class I SAM-dependent methyltransferase — MTVEDPKDLVRRGYDALSLRYDETYESDTKYRSWIAGLNARLGKGSRVLDLGCGSGAPVVRDLVAAGHHVTGVDISEVQIRRAQKLVPHADFIRADATSVAFPGGSFDAVVSLYALIHIPQDEQRALLERIATWLRPGGWFLCSTGQYEWTGVDENWLDSGVAMWWSHADADTNRVWITRAGLTVEQEEFAPEGNGGHALFWARRPL, encoded by the coding sequence GTGACTGTTGAAGATCCAAAGGATCTGGTTCGGCGTGGATATGACGCGTTGTCACTGCGCTATGACGAGACGTATGAATCCGACACGAAGTACCGATCCTGGATCGCCGGCCTGAACGCGCGGCTCGGGAAAGGCAGCAGAGTGCTGGACTTGGGTTGCGGCAGCGGAGCGCCGGTCGTTCGTGACCTTGTGGCGGCAGGACACCACGTCACAGGCGTCGACATCAGCGAGGTGCAGATCCGGCGGGCCCAGAAGCTCGTGCCGCATGCCGACTTCATCAGGGCCGACGCCACGTCGGTGGCCTTCCCGGGCGGATCCTTCGATGCAGTCGTGTCTCTCTATGCCCTCATTCATATCCCGCAGGACGAACAGCGTGCGCTCCTGGAAAGGATCGCAACGTGGCTCCGACCCGGCGGCTGGTTTCTCTGCAGCACGGGTCAGTATGAGTGGACCGGCGTGGACGAGAACTGGCTGGACAGCGGAGTTGCCATGTGGTGGAGCCACGCAGATGCCGACACCAACCGTGTCTGGATCACCCGCGCGGGACTGACGGTTGAGCAGGAAGAATTCGCCCCCGAAGGGAACGGCGGCCATGCGCTGTTCTGGGCACGACGTCCGCTGTGA
- a CDS encoding glycerate kinase → MVSVLVAPDKFKGSLSADEVARALERGLLEAAPGARVTRLPLADGGEGSVAAACAGRFGPEKVTVTGPTGLPVTAELAVHGRTVLIEAAAVCGLGVLPDGHKAPLTATSWGVGQALHHALAAGADTIVLALGGVATTDGGAGLLQSLGARLTRQDGGPIGPGGAGLADLHTADIAEARAALAGVDLVLATDVDNPLLGTTGTAAVYGPQKGATPGEVRQLDDALTGFVRRLEAGGVAEAVRHAVAPGAGAAGGLGYAGMLLGGRTCSGADYFLTLLGADDLLAASDFVVTGEGSLDEQSLSGKLPVALARRARRLGVAVHAVAGRCTLPEDRTAAHFRSVQALTDLTDQDSARDGELSARLLARCGRSLADRWIGRGGTEAGR, encoded by the coding sequence ATGGTGTCCGTGCTGGTCGCCCCGGACAAGTTCAAGGGCTCCCTCAGTGCCGACGAGGTGGCCCGCGCCCTGGAGCGCGGGCTGCTGGAAGCCGCCCCCGGGGCCCGGGTCACCCGCCTCCCGCTGGCGGACGGCGGGGAAGGAAGCGTGGCCGCCGCCTGCGCGGGTCGGTTCGGCCCGGAGAAGGTCACGGTGACCGGGCCGACCGGCCTGCCCGTCACGGCCGAACTCGCGGTGCACGGCCGTACCGTCCTCATCGAGGCGGCGGCCGTCTGCGGACTCGGCGTGCTGCCGGACGGCCACAAGGCGCCGCTCACGGCCACCAGTTGGGGCGTCGGCCAGGCCCTCCACCACGCACTGGCAGCCGGCGCGGACACCATCGTCCTCGCGCTCGGCGGGGTCGCCACCACCGACGGCGGCGCGGGCCTCCTGCAGTCCCTCGGCGCGCGGCTGACCCGACAGGACGGCGGGCCGATCGGGCCGGGCGGCGCGGGACTCGCCGATCTCCATACGGCCGACATCGCCGAGGCCCGCGCGGCCCTGGCGGGAGTCGACCTCGTCCTCGCCACCGATGTGGACAACCCGCTGCTCGGGACGACGGGCACGGCCGCCGTGTACGGCCCGCAGAAAGGGGCGACCCCGGGCGAGGTGCGGCAACTGGACGACGCGCTCACCGGCTTCGTACGGCGACTGGAAGCGGGCGGAGTCGCGGAGGCGGTACGACACGCCGTCGCCCCCGGGGCCGGCGCGGCCGGGGGACTGGGGTACGCCGGCATGCTCCTCGGAGGGCGGACGTGCTCGGGTGCCGACTACTTCCTCACTCTTCTCGGCGCCGATGACCTGCTGGCCGCGAGCGACTTCGTCGTGACCGGCGAAGGCAGCCTCGACGAGCAGTCCCTGTCGGGCAAACTGCCGGTCGCGCTCGCCCGGCGGGCCCGCCGGCTCGGCGTGGCGGTGCACGCGGTGGCCGGCCGCTGCACCCTGCCCGAGGACCGGACCGCCGCCCACTTCCGTTCCGTACAGGCCCTGACGGACCTGACCGATCAGGACAGCGCGCGGGACGGCGAACTGTCCGCGCGCCTGCTCGCCCGGTGCGGGCGCAGCCTCGCCGACCGCTGGATCGGACGCGGAGGGACGGAAGCCGGCAGGTAG
- a CDS encoding TetR/AcrR family transcriptional regulator, translating to MTPGDQHSDTPAGQSLRSDAERNRERIIAAARTVFARDGLHASMASVAREAGVGIATMFRRFPTKAELVDAVFIDRMVAYADAVTTALADPDPWHGFVGYIESACAMQAADYGFADVLTTTFPSAKALECRRDEAYEGMVELIGRAKATGRLREDFDPSDLVLIHMANAGVVNATGDAAPDAWRRVVALLIQSFEAPARGPLPPSPGHEALYQAMLRPASTDAAAPGTGASRTTRGADENGQSGPAPE from the coding sequence ATGACCCCTGGTGACCAGCACTCCGACACCCCTGCCGGGCAGTCCCTGCGCAGCGACGCCGAGCGCAACAGGGAGCGGATCATCGCCGCCGCCCGCACGGTCTTCGCACGGGACGGTTTGCATGCCTCCATGGCCTCGGTCGCCCGGGAGGCGGGGGTGGGGATCGCCACCATGTTCCGGCGTTTCCCGACCAAGGCGGAGCTGGTCGACGCGGTCTTCATCGACCGCATGGTCGCCTACGCCGACGCGGTCACCACCGCTCTCGCGGACCCCGACCCCTGGCACGGCTTCGTCGGCTACATCGAGAGCGCGTGCGCGATGCAGGCCGCCGACTACGGCTTCGCCGACGTACTGACCACGACCTTTCCCTCCGCCAAGGCCCTGGAGTGCCGCCGCGACGAGGCGTACGAGGGCATGGTCGAACTCATCGGCCGCGCGAAGGCCACCGGCCGCCTCCGGGAGGACTTCGACCCCTCGGACCTGGTACTGATCCACATGGCCAACGCCGGCGTCGTCAACGCCACCGGCGACGCCGCTCCCGACGCCTGGCGACGCGTCGTCGCCCTGCTGATCCAGTCCTTCGAGGCCCCCGCCCGCGGCCCCCTGCCCCCCTCGCCCGGGCACGAGGCCCTCTACCAGGCCATGCTGCGCCCCGCCTCCACGGATGCCGCGGCGCCAGGAACAGGCGCGTCCCGTACCACCCGGGGGGCCGACGAAAACGGTCAGAGCGGCCCTGCGCCCGAGTGA
- a CDS encoding DUF805 domain-containing protein, with product MTSMSFADAVRVCLTAKYATFSGRARRAEYWWFSVLYVIATGAVAALAVGAETPLLSVLLLPFIVPMVSVSVRRLHDTGKPGWRMLVALIPVVGPVIYLVTMAVDSDPETNRYGPSPKAVVGLVG from the coding sequence ATGACCAGCATGTCGTTCGCCGACGCGGTACGCGTGTGCCTCACCGCGAAGTACGCCACGTTCTCCGGGCGCGCCCGGCGCGCGGAGTACTGGTGGTTCTCAGTGCTCTATGTGATCGCCACCGGCGCCGTCGCCGCACTCGCCGTCGGGGCCGAGACCCCGCTCCTGAGTGTCCTTCTCCTGCCGTTCATCGTGCCCATGGTGAGCGTCTCCGTCCGTCGACTGCACGACACCGGCAAGCCGGGCTGGAGGATGCTCGTCGCCCTCATCCCCGTGGTCGGTCCGGTGATCTACCTGGTGACCATGGCCGTGGACAGTGACCCGGAGACCAACCGGTACGGCCCCTCCCCCAAGGCCGTCGTCGGCCTCGTCGGCTGA